A window of the Clupea harengus chromosome 8, Ch_v2.0.2, whole genome shotgun sequence genome harbors these coding sequences:
- the LOC105906613 gene encoding cellular tumor antigen p53-like isoform X3 — MVVGQPPPPGSVLRATAVYKKSEHVAEVVRRCPHHERTPGNNDGPVPPSHLIRVEGNPRADYQQDLNIGRQSVVVPYEQPQLGCGHTTTLYNYMCNSSCMGGMNRRAILMIVTLETQEGLVLGRRSFEVRVCACPGRDRKTEETNFRKIQETKSSVKATATAAPTTKRSLKEAPQAAAQPEGSKKEEIFKLEVRGRERYEMLKKINDSLELNDLVPSSDIEKYRQKHSSKGGNKRERDGCTMEPKRGKRRLVKEEKSDSD; from the exons ATGGTGGTGGGCCAGCCGCCCCCGCCAGGCTCGGTGCTGAGAGCCACTGCGGTCTACAAGAAGTCCGAGCACGTGGCCGAGGTGGTCAGGCGATGCCCTCATCACGAGAGGACCCCAGGAAACAATGATG GCCCAGTCCCTCCCAGCCACCTGATCCGGGTGGAGGGGAATCCGCGTGCTGACTACCAGCAGGACCTGAACATCGGGAGGCAGAGTGTAGTGGTCCCTTATGAGCAACCTCAG CTGGGCTGTGGACACACCACCACACTCTACAATTACATGTGTAACAGCAGTTGTATGGGAGGGATGAACCGCAGAGCAATTCTGATGATTGTCACTCTGGAAACGCAAGA GGGACTTGTCCTCGGCCGTCGCTCTTTTGAAGTTAGAGTCTGCGCTTGTCCTGGACGGGACCGCAAGACGGAGGAAACCAACTTCAGGAAAATCCAAGAGACCAAGTCGTCAGTCAAGGCTACCGCTACCGCTGCCCCCACCACTAAACGCA GTCTGAAGGAGGCGCCTCAGGCAGCAGCACAACCTGAAGGCAGCAAGAAGGAGGAGATATTCAAACTGGAG GTTCGGGGAAGAGAACGCTATGAAATGTTGAAGAAGATAAATGACAGCTTGGAGCTTAATGACTTGGTGCCCTCTAGCGACATTGAGAAGTACCGTCAGAAACA CAGCTCTAAAGGCGGGAACAAACGTGAGCGTGATGGCTGTACCATGGAAccaaaaagaggaaagagacgtcttgtgaaagaagaaaaaagcgaCTCTGATTAA
- the LOC105906613 gene encoding cellular tumor antigen p53-like isoform X1, whose translation MNDQGDSPDFEDLWNSIVPPVADVPWETSYLPESFDEQVFEQLQVSEPYIPTLGGGSPPCSAVPITTDYPGEHDFQLSFPQSSYAKSVTCTYSTDLNKLYCQLAKTCPVHMVVGQPPPPGSVLRATAVYKKSEHVAEVVRRCPHHERTPGNNDGPVPPSHLIRVEGNPRADYQQDLNIGRQSVVVPYEQPQLGCGHTTTLYNYMCNSSCMGGMNRRAILMIVTLETQEGLVLGRRSFEVRVCACPGRDRKTEETNFRKIQETKSSVKATATAAPTTKRSLKEAPQAAAQPEGSKKEEIFKLEVRGRERYEMLKKINDSLELNDLVPSSDIEKYRQKHSSKGGNKRERDGCTMEPKRGKRRLVKEEKSDSD comes from the exons ATGAACGATCAGGGGGACAGTCCGGATTTCGAGGACCTATGGAACTCAAT CGTTCCACCAGTTGCAGATGTGCCTTGGGAAACATCT TACTTACCGGAATCGTTTGATGAGCAGGTGTTTGAGCAGCTGCAGGTTTCCGAGCCATACATCCCTACCCTGGGTGGTGGCTCTCCACCATGCTCCGCAGTGCCCATCACAACCGACTACCCGGGAGAGCATGACTTCCAGCTTAGCTTCCCTCAGTCCAGCTATGCCAAGTCTGTGACCTGCACT TACTCCACAGACCTGAACAAGCTGTACTGTCAGCTGGCTAAGACCTGCCCCGTCCACATGGTGGTGGGCCAGCCGCCCCCGCCAGGCTCGGTGCTGAGAGCCACTGCGGTCTACAAGAAGTCCGAGCACGTGGCCGAGGTGGTCAGGCGATGCCCTCATCACGAGAGGACCCCAGGAAACAATGATG GCCCAGTCCCTCCCAGCCACCTGATCCGGGTGGAGGGGAATCCGCGTGCTGACTACCAGCAGGACCTGAACATCGGGAGGCAGAGTGTAGTGGTCCCTTATGAGCAACCTCAG CTGGGCTGTGGACACACCACCACACTCTACAATTACATGTGTAACAGCAGTTGTATGGGAGGGATGAACCGCAGAGCAATTCTGATGATTGTCACTCTGGAAACGCAAGA GGGACTTGTCCTCGGCCGTCGCTCTTTTGAAGTTAGAGTCTGCGCTTGTCCTGGACGGGACCGCAAGACGGAGGAAACCAACTTCAGGAAAATCCAAGAGACCAAGTCGTCAGTCAAGGCTACCGCTACCGCTGCCCCCACCACTAAACGCA GTCTGAAGGAGGCGCCTCAGGCAGCAGCACAACCTGAAGGCAGCAAGAAGGAGGAGATATTCAAACTGGAG GTTCGGGGAAGAGAACGCTATGAAATGTTGAAGAAGATAAATGACAGCTTGGAGCTTAATGACTTGGTGCCCTCTAGCGACATTGAGAAGTACCGTCAGAAACA CAGCTCTAAAGGCGGGAACAAACGTGAGCGTGATGGCTGTACCATGGAAccaaaaagaggaaagagacgtcttgtgaaagaagaaaaaagcgaCTCTGATTAA
- the LOC105906613 gene encoding cellular tumor antigen p53-like isoform X2: MNDQGDSPDFEDLWNSIVPPVADVPWETSYLPESFDEQVFEQLQVSEPYIPTLGGGSPPCSAVPITTDYPGEHDFQLSFPQSSYAKSVTCTYSTDLNKLYCQLAKTCPVHMVVGQPPPPGSVLRATAVYKKSEHVAEVVRRCPHHERTPGNNDGPVPPSHLIRVEGNPRADYQQDLNIGRQSVVVPYEQPQLGCGHTTTLYNYMCNSSCMGGMNRRAILMIVTLETQEGLVLGRRSFEVRVCACPGRDRKTEETNFRKIQETKSSVKATATAAPTTKRSLKEAPQAAAQPEGSKKEEIFKLEVRGRERYEMLKKINDSLELNDLVPSSDIEKYRQKHSKGGNKRERDGCTMEPKRGKRRLVKEEKSDSD; encoded by the exons ATGAACGATCAGGGGGACAGTCCGGATTTCGAGGACCTATGGAACTCAAT CGTTCCACCAGTTGCAGATGTGCCTTGGGAAACATCT TACTTACCGGAATCGTTTGATGAGCAGGTGTTTGAGCAGCTGCAGGTTTCCGAGCCATACATCCCTACCCTGGGTGGTGGCTCTCCACCATGCTCCGCAGTGCCCATCACAACCGACTACCCGGGAGAGCATGACTTCCAGCTTAGCTTCCCTCAGTCCAGCTATGCCAAGTCTGTGACCTGCACT TACTCCACAGACCTGAACAAGCTGTACTGTCAGCTGGCTAAGACCTGCCCCGTCCACATGGTGGTGGGCCAGCCGCCCCCGCCAGGCTCGGTGCTGAGAGCCACTGCGGTCTACAAGAAGTCCGAGCACGTGGCCGAGGTGGTCAGGCGATGCCCTCATCACGAGAGGACCCCAGGAAACAATGATG GCCCAGTCCCTCCCAGCCACCTGATCCGGGTGGAGGGGAATCCGCGTGCTGACTACCAGCAGGACCTGAACATCGGGAGGCAGAGTGTAGTGGTCCCTTATGAGCAACCTCAG CTGGGCTGTGGACACACCACCACACTCTACAATTACATGTGTAACAGCAGTTGTATGGGAGGGATGAACCGCAGAGCAATTCTGATGATTGTCACTCTGGAAACGCAAGA GGGACTTGTCCTCGGCCGTCGCTCTTTTGAAGTTAGAGTCTGCGCTTGTCCTGGACGGGACCGCAAGACGGAGGAAACCAACTTCAGGAAAATCCAAGAGACCAAGTCGTCAGTCAAGGCTACCGCTACCGCTGCCCCCACCACTAAACGCA GTCTGAAGGAGGCGCCTCAGGCAGCAGCACAACCTGAAGGCAGCAAGAAGGAGGAGATATTCAAACTGGAG GTTCGGGGAAGAGAACGCTATGAAATGTTGAAGAAGATAAATGACAGCTTGGAGCTTAATGACTTGGTGCCCTCTAGCGACATTGAGAAGTACCGTCAGAAACA CTCTAAAGGCGGGAACAAACGTGAGCGTGATGGCTGTACCATGGAAccaaaaagaggaaagagacgtcttgtgaaagaagaaaaaagcgaCTCTGATTAA
- the gps2 gene encoding G protein pathway suppressor 2 isoform X4 has protein sequence MCIYFTLAPPIPTIMPALLERPKLSNAMARALHKHIMRERDRKRQEEEEVDKMMEQKLKEEEERKRKKEVEERMSLDETKEQIMKMGEKLQGLQEEKHQLFLQLKKVLHEEEKRRRKEQSDMTTLTSATYQPNMAIHSGQHLLSMQASSVSHGRPGALMGERSKQLFQTPVIPGRHYQSQQGFSAGTSEHGQYSGGPAAHGPYGVPQTQHASPFTSSQPVPVSYASNSQLRGASAFPAMPYLPHQQQGYAVHSHFVSQPGYIPSAAIPLQKQLEHANQQSGFTDSTTLRTMPPQALHASAAGLLPTPSIAVQIPPAKASFQSSPQPGPRSAYISHSQSGQRFYHHSK, from the exons atgtgtatttattttaca CTGGCCCCTCCAATACCAACCATTATGCCAGCTCTTCTGGAGAGGCCCAAATTGTCCAATGCAATGGCACGGGCATTGCACAAGcacataatgagagagagagacaggaagcgtCAAG aggaagaagaagttGACAAAATGATGGAACAAAAACttaaagaagaggaagagcgaAAGCGTaagaaagaggtggaggagcGGATGTCCTTAGATGAGACCAAAGAACAG ATCATGAAGATGGGGGAGAAACTCCAGGGCCTGCAGGAGGAGAAACACCAGCTCTTCCTACAGCTCAAGAAGGTCCTGcacgaggaggagaagagacggAGAAAAGAGCAGAG TGACATGACGACATTGACTTCAGCCACCTACCAGCCCAACATGGCCATCCACTCAGGGCAGCACCTGTTGAGCATGCAAG CCAGTTCAGTGAGTCATGGTCGACCAGGAGCACTCATGGGAGAGAGGAGTAAGCAGCTCTTTCAGACTCCTGTCATTCCT GGTCGTCACTACCAGTCCCAACAGGGTTTCAGCGCAGGGACCTCAGAGCATGGCCAGTACTCTGGGGGCCCGGCGGCCCACGGCCCCTACGGCGTCCCCCAGACCCAGCACGCGTCCCCCTTCACCTCCAGTCAACCAGTGCCTGTCAGCTATGCCAGCAACTCCCAACTCCGAG GAGCTTCGGCATTTCCGGCCATGCCCTACTTGCCTCACCAGCAACAAGGCTATGCAGTACACAGCCACTTTGTTTCTCAACCAG GCTACATCCCCAGCGCGGCTATCCCGTTACAGAAACAGCTGGAGCACGCAAACCAGCAGTCTGGCTTCACTGACTCT ACCACTCTGAGGACCATGCCACCTCAGGCTCTCCACGCTAGTGCTGCTGGTTTGCTGCCTACCCCCTCCATTGCAGTCCAGATCCCCCCTGCCAAG GCTTCCTTTCAGAGCTCTCCTCAGCCTGGCCCTCGAAGCGCATACATCTCCCACAGCCAGTCAGGTCAGAGGTTCTACCACCACAGCAAGTGA
- the gps2 gene encoding G protein pathway suppressor 2 isoform X5, with protein MCIYFTLAPPIPTIMPALLERPKLSNAMARALHKHIMRERDRKRQEEEEVDKMMEQKLKEEEERKRKKEVEERMSLDETKEQIMKMGEKLQGLQEEKHQLFLQLKKVLHEEEKRRRKEQSDMTTLTSATYQPNMAIHSGQHLLSMQASSVSHGRPGALMGERSKQLFQTPVIPGRHYQSQQGFSAGTSEHGQYSGGPAAHGPYGVPQTQHASPFTSSQPVPVSYASNSQLRGASAFPAMPYLPHQQQGYAVHSHFVSQPGYIPSAAIPLQKQLEHANQQSGFTDSTGLPYAHPPRPASPGAFSHGTPPQPTHAASFQSSPQPGPRSAYISHSQSGQRFYHHSK; from the exons atgtgtatttattttaca CTGGCCCCTCCAATACCAACCATTATGCCAGCTCTTCTGGAGAGGCCCAAATTGTCCAATGCAATGGCACGGGCATTGCACAAGcacataatgagagagagagacaggaagcgtCAAG aggaagaagaagttGACAAAATGATGGAACAAAAACttaaagaagaggaagagcgaAAGCGTaagaaagaggtggaggagcGGATGTCCTTAGATGAGACCAAAGAACAG ATCATGAAGATGGGGGAGAAACTCCAGGGCCTGCAGGAGGAGAAACACCAGCTCTTCCTACAGCTCAAGAAGGTCCTGcacgaggaggagaagagacggAGAAAAGAGCAGAG TGACATGACGACATTGACTTCAGCCACCTACCAGCCCAACATGGCCATCCACTCAGGGCAGCACCTGTTGAGCATGCAAG CCAGTTCAGTGAGTCATGGTCGACCAGGAGCACTCATGGGAGAGAGGAGTAAGCAGCTCTTTCAGACTCCTGTCATTCCT GGTCGTCACTACCAGTCCCAACAGGGTTTCAGCGCAGGGACCTCAGAGCATGGCCAGTACTCTGGGGGCCCGGCGGCCCACGGCCCCTACGGCGTCCCCCAGACCCAGCACGCGTCCCCCTTCACCTCCAGTCAACCAGTGCCTGTCAGCTATGCCAGCAACTCCCAACTCCGAG GAGCTTCGGCATTTCCGGCCATGCCCTACTTGCCTCACCAGCAACAAGGCTATGCAGTACACAGCCACTTTGTTTCTCAACCAG GCTACATCCCCAGCGCGGCTATCCCGTTACAGAAACAGCTGGAGCACGCAAACCAGCAGTCTGGCTTCACTGACTCT ACTGGACTGCCGTACGCCCATCCACCGAGGCCAGCCTCCCCCGGAGCCTTCTCTCACGGGACGCCCCCACAGCCCACCCATGCT GCTTCCTTTCAGAGCTCTCCTCAGCCTGGCCCTCGAAGCGCATACATCTCCCACAGCCAGTCAGGTCAGAGGTTCTACCACCACAGCAAGTGA
- the gps2 gene encoding G protein pathway suppressor 2 isoform X1: MCIYFTLAPPIPTIMPALLERPKLSNAMARALHKHIMRERDRKRQEEEEVDKMMEQKLKEEEERKRKKEVEERMSLDETKEQIMKMGEKLQGLQEEKHQLFLQLKKVLHEEEKRRRKEQSDMTTLTSATYQPNMAIHSGQHLLSMQASSVSHGRPGALMGERSKQLFQTPVIPGRHYQSQQGFSAGTSEHGQYSGGPAAHGPYGVPQTQHASPFTSSQPVPVSYASNSQLRGASAFPAMPYLPHQQQGYAVHSHFVSQPGYIPSAAIPLQKQLEHANQQSGFTDSTTLRTMPPQALHASAAGLLPTPSIAVQIPPAKTGLPYAHPPRPASPGAFSHGTPPQPTHAASFQSSPQPGPRSAYISHSQSGQRFYHHSK; this comes from the exons atgtgtatttattttaca CTGGCCCCTCCAATACCAACCATTATGCCAGCTCTTCTGGAGAGGCCCAAATTGTCCAATGCAATGGCACGGGCATTGCACAAGcacataatgagagagagagacaggaagcgtCAAG aggaagaagaagttGACAAAATGATGGAACAAAAACttaaagaagaggaagagcgaAAGCGTaagaaagaggtggaggagcGGATGTCCTTAGATGAGACCAAAGAACAG ATCATGAAGATGGGGGAGAAACTCCAGGGCCTGCAGGAGGAGAAACACCAGCTCTTCCTACAGCTCAAGAAGGTCCTGcacgaggaggagaagagacggAGAAAAGAGCAGAG TGACATGACGACATTGACTTCAGCCACCTACCAGCCCAACATGGCCATCCACTCAGGGCAGCACCTGTTGAGCATGCAAG CCAGTTCAGTGAGTCATGGTCGACCAGGAGCACTCATGGGAGAGAGGAGTAAGCAGCTCTTTCAGACTCCTGTCATTCCT GGTCGTCACTACCAGTCCCAACAGGGTTTCAGCGCAGGGACCTCAGAGCATGGCCAGTACTCTGGGGGCCCGGCGGCCCACGGCCCCTACGGCGTCCCCCAGACCCAGCACGCGTCCCCCTTCACCTCCAGTCAACCAGTGCCTGTCAGCTATGCCAGCAACTCCCAACTCCGAG GAGCTTCGGCATTTCCGGCCATGCCCTACTTGCCTCACCAGCAACAAGGCTATGCAGTACACAGCCACTTTGTTTCTCAACCAG GCTACATCCCCAGCGCGGCTATCCCGTTACAGAAACAGCTGGAGCACGCAAACCAGCAGTCTGGCTTCACTGACTCT ACCACTCTGAGGACCATGCCACCTCAGGCTCTCCACGCTAGTGCTGCTGGTTTGCTGCCTACCCCCTCCATTGCAGTCCAGATCCCCCCTGCCAAG ACTGGACTGCCGTACGCCCATCCACCGAGGCCAGCCTCCCCCGGAGCCTTCTCTCACGGGACGCCCCCACAGCCCACCCATGCT GCTTCCTTTCAGAGCTCTCCTCAGCCTGGCCCTCGAAGCGCATACATCTCCCACAGCCAGTCAGGTCAGAGGTTCTACCACCACAGCAAGTGA
- the gps2 gene encoding G protein pathway suppressor 2 isoform X7 has product MCIYFTLAPPIPTIMPALLERPKLSNAMARALHKHIMRERDRKRQEEEEVDKMMEQKLKEEEERKRKKEVEERMSLDETKEQIMKMGEKLQGLQEEKHQLFLQLKKVLHEEEKRRRKEQSDMTTLTSATYQPNMAIHSGQHLLSMQASSVSHGRPGALMGERSKQLFQTPVIPGRHYQSQQGFSAGTSEHGQYSGGPAAHGPYGVPQTQHASPFTSSQPVPVSYASNSQLRGASAFPAMPYLPHQQQGYAVHSHFVSQPGYIPSAAIPLQKQLEHANQQSGFTDSASFQSSPQPGPRSAYISHSQSGQRFYHHSK; this is encoded by the exons atgtgtatttattttaca CTGGCCCCTCCAATACCAACCATTATGCCAGCTCTTCTGGAGAGGCCCAAATTGTCCAATGCAATGGCACGGGCATTGCACAAGcacataatgagagagagagacaggaagcgtCAAG aggaagaagaagttGACAAAATGATGGAACAAAAACttaaagaagaggaagagcgaAAGCGTaagaaagaggtggaggagcGGATGTCCTTAGATGAGACCAAAGAACAG ATCATGAAGATGGGGGAGAAACTCCAGGGCCTGCAGGAGGAGAAACACCAGCTCTTCCTACAGCTCAAGAAGGTCCTGcacgaggaggagaagagacggAGAAAAGAGCAGAG TGACATGACGACATTGACTTCAGCCACCTACCAGCCCAACATGGCCATCCACTCAGGGCAGCACCTGTTGAGCATGCAAG CCAGTTCAGTGAGTCATGGTCGACCAGGAGCACTCATGGGAGAGAGGAGTAAGCAGCTCTTTCAGACTCCTGTCATTCCT GGTCGTCACTACCAGTCCCAACAGGGTTTCAGCGCAGGGACCTCAGAGCATGGCCAGTACTCTGGGGGCCCGGCGGCCCACGGCCCCTACGGCGTCCCCCAGACCCAGCACGCGTCCCCCTTCACCTCCAGTCAACCAGTGCCTGTCAGCTATGCCAGCAACTCCCAACTCCGAG GAGCTTCGGCATTTCCGGCCATGCCCTACTTGCCTCACCAGCAACAAGGCTATGCAGTACACAGCCACTTTGTTTCTCAACCAG GCTACATCCCCAGCGCGGCTATCCCGTTACAGAAACAGCTGGAGCACGCAAACCAGCAGTCTGGCTTCACTGACTCT GCTTCCTTTCAGAGCTCTCCTCAGCCTGGCCCTCGAAGCGCATACATCTCCCACAGCCAGTCAGGTCAGAGGTTCTACCACCACAGCAAGTGA
- the gps2 gene encoding G protein pathway suppressor 2 isoform X3 — protein sequence MPALLERPKLSNAMARALHKHIMRERDRKRQEEEEVDKMMEQKLKEEEERKRKKEVEERMSLDETKEQIMKMGEKLQGLQEEKHQLFLQLKKVLHEEEKRRRKEQSDMTTLTSATYQPNMAIHSGQHLLSMQASSVSHGRPGALMGERSKQLFQTPVIPGRHYQSQQGFSAGTSEHGQYSGGPAAHGPYGVPQTQHASPFTSSQPVPVSYASNSQLRGASAFPAMPYLPHQQQGYAVHSHFVSQPGYIPSAAIPLQKQLEHANQQSGFTDSTTLRTMPPQALHASAAGLLPTPSIAVQIPPAKTGLPYAHPPRPASPGAFSHGTPPQPTHAASFQSSPQPGPRSAYISHSQSGQRFYHHSK from the exons ATGCCAGCTCTTCTGGAGAGGCCCAAATTGTCCAATGCAATGGCACGGGCATTGCACAAGcacataatgagagagagagacaggaagcgtCAAG aggaagaagaagttGACAAAATGATGGAACAAAAACttaaagaagaggaagagcgaAAGCGTaagaaagaggtggaggagcGGATGTCCTTAGATGAGACCAAAGAACAG ATCATGAAGATGGGGGAGAAACTCCAGGGCCTGCAGGAGGAGAAACACCAGCTCTTCCTACAGCTCAAGAAGGTCCTGcacgaggaggagaagagacggAGAAAAGAGCAGAG TGACATGACGACATTGACTTCAGCCACCTACCAGCCCAACATGGCCATCCACTCAGGGCAGCACCTGTTGAGCATGCAAG CCAGTTCAGTGAGTCATGGTCGACCAGGAGCACTCATGGGAGAGAGGAGTAAGCAGCTCTTTCAGACTCCTGTCATTCCT GGTCGTCACTACCAGTCCCAACAGGGTTTCAGCGCAGGGACCTCAGAGCATGGCCAGTACTCTGGGGGCCCGGCGGCCCACGGCCCCTACGGCGTCCCCCAGACCCAGCACGCGTCCCCCTTCACCTCCAGTCAACCAGTGCCTGTCAGCTATGCCAGCAACTCCCAACTCCGAG GAGCTTCGGCATTTCCGGCCATGCCCTACTTGCCTCACCAGCAACAAGGCTATGCAGTACACAGCCACTTTGTTTCTCAACCAG GCTACATCCCCAGCGCGGCTATCCCGTTACAGAAACAGCTGGAGCACGCAAACCAGCAGTCTGGCTTCACTGACTCT ACCACTCTGAGGACCATGCCACCTCAGGCTCTCCACGCTAGTGCTGCTGGTTTGCTGCCTACCCCCTCCATTGCAGTCCAGATCCCCCCTGCCAAG ACTGGACTGCCGTACGCCCATCCACCGAGGCCAGCCTCCCCCGGAGCCTTCTCTCACGGGACGCCCCCACAGCCCACCCATGCT GCTTCCTTTCAGAGCTCTCCTCAGCCTGGCCCTCGAAGCGCATACATCTCCCACAGCCAGTCAGGTCAGAGGTTCTACCACCACAGCAAGTGA
- the gps2 gene encoding G protein pathway suppressor 2 isoform X2, with the protein MLAPPIPTIMPALLERPKLSNAMARALHKHIMRERDRKRQEEEEVDKMMEQKLKEEEERKRKKEVEERMSLDETKEQIMKMGEKLQGLQEEKHQLFLQLKKVLHEEEKRRRKEQSDMTTLTSATYQPNMAIHSGQHLLSMQASSVSHGRPGALMGERSKQLFQTPVIPGRHYQSQQGFSAGTSEHGQYSGGPAAHGPYGVPQTQHASPFTSSQPVPVSYASNSQLRGASAFPAMPYLPHQQQGYAVHSHFVSQPGYIPSAAIPLQKQLEHANQQSGFTDSTTLRTMPPQALHASAAGLLPTPSIAVQIPPAKTGLPYAHPPRPASPGAFSHGTPPQPTHAASFQSSPQPGPRSAYISHSQSGQRFYHHSK; encoded by the exons ATG CTGGCCCCTCCAATACCAACCATTATGCCAGCTCTTCTGGAGAGGCCCAAATTGTCCAATGCAATGGCACGGGCATTGCACAAGcacataatgagagagagagacaggaagcgtCAAG aggaagaagaagttGACAAAATGATGGAACAAAAACttaaagaagaggaagagcgaAAGCGTaagaaagaggtggaggagcGGATGTCCTTAGATGAGACCAAAGAACAG ATCATGAAGATGGGGGAGAAACTCCAGGGCCTGCAGGAGGAGAAACACCAGCTCTTCCTACAGCTCAAGAAGGTCCTGcacgaggaggagaagagacggAGAAAAGAGCAGAG TGACATGACGACATTGACTTCAGCCACCTACCAGCCCAACATGGCCATCCACTCAGGGCAGCACCTGTTGAGCATGCAAG CCAGTTCAGTGAGTCATGGTCGACCAGGAGCACTCATGGGAGAGAGGAGTAAGCAGCTCTTTCAGACTCCTGTCATTCCT GGTCGTCACTACCAGTCCCAACAGGGTTTCAGCGCAGGGACCTCAGAGCATGGCCAGTACTCTGGGGGCCCGGCGGCCCACGGCCCCTACGGCGTCCCCCAGACCCAGCACGCGTCCCCCTTCACCTCCAGTCAACCAGTGCCTGTCAGCTATGCCAGCAACTCCCAACTCCGAG GAGCTTCGGCATTTCCGGCCATGCCCTACTTGCCTCACCAGCAACAAGGCTATGCAGTACACAGCCACTTTGTTTCTCAACCAG GCTACATCCCCAGCGCGGCTATCCCGTTACAGAAACAGCTGGAGCACGCAAACCAGCAGTCTGGCTTCACTGACTCT ACCACTCTGAGGACCATGCCACCTCAGGCTCTCCACGCTAGTGCTGCTGGTTTGCTGCCTACCCCCTCCATTGCAGTCCAGATCCCCCCTGCCAAG ACTGGACTGCCGTACGCCCATCCACCGAGGCCAGCCTCCCCCGGAGCCTTCTCTCACGGGACGCCCCCACAGCCCACCCATGCT GCTTCCTTTCAGAGCTCTCCTCAGCCTGGCCCTCGAAGCGCATACATCTCCCACAGCCAGTCAGGTCAGAGGTTCTACCACCACAGCAAGTGA
- the gps2 gene encoding G protein pathway suppressor 2 isoform X6, with product MMEQKLKEEEERKRKKEVEERMSLDETKEQIMKMGEKLQGLQEEKHQLFLQLKKVLHEEEKRRRKEQSDMTTLTSATYQPNMAIHSGQHLLSMQASSVSHGRPGALMGERSKQLFQTPVIPGRHYQSQQGFSAGTSEHGQYSGGPAAHGPYGVPQTQHASPFTSSQPVPVSYASNSQLRGASAFPAMPYLPHQQQGYAVHSHFVSQPGYIPSAAIPLQKQLEHANQQSGFTDSTTLRTMPPQALHASAAGLLPTPSIAVQIPPAKTGLPYAHPPRPASPGAFSHGTPPQPTHAASFQSSPQPGPRSAYISHSQSGQRFYHHSK from the exons ATGATGGAACAAAAACttaaagaagaggaagagcgaAAGCGTaagaaagaggtggaggagcGGATGTCCTTAGATGAGACCAAAGAACAG ATCATGAAGATGGGGGAGAAACTCCAGGGCCTGCAGGAGGAGAAACACCAGCTCTTCCTACAGCTCAAGAAGGTCCTGcacgaggaggagaagagacggAGAAAAGAGCAGAG TGACATGACGACATTGACTTCAGCCACCTACCAGCCCAACATGGCCATCCACTCAGGGCAGCACCTGTTGAGCATGCAAG CCAGTTCAGTGAGTCATGGTCGACCAGGAGCACTCATGGGAGAGAGGAGTAAGCAGCTCTTTCAGACTCCTGTCATTCCT GGTCGTCACTACCAGTCCCAACAGGGTTTCAGCGCAGGGACCTCAGAGCATGGCCAGTACTCTGGGGGCCCGGCGGCCCACGGCCCCTACGGCGTCCCCCAGACCCAGCACGCGTCCCCCTTCACCTCCAGTCAACCAGTGCCTGTCAGCTATGCCAGCAACTCCCAACTCCGAG GAGCTTCGGCATTTCCGGCCATGCCCTACTTGCCTCACCAGCAACAAGGCTATGCAGTACACAGCCACTTTGTTTCTCAACCAG GCTACATCCCCAGCGCGGCTATCCCGTTACAGAAACAGCTGGAGCACGCAAACCAGCAGTCTGGCTTCACTGACTCT ACCACTCTGAGGACCATGCCACCTCAGGCTCTCCACGCTAGTGCTGCTGGTTTGCTGCCTACCCCCTCCATTGCAGTCCAGATCCCCCCTGCCAAG ACTGGACTGCCGTACGCCCATCCACCGAGGCCAGCCTCCCCCGGAGCCTTCTCTCACGGGACGCCCCCACAGCCCACCCATGCT GCTTCCTTTCAGAGCTCTCCTCAGCCTGGCCCTCGAAGCGCATACATCTCCCACAGCCAGTCAGGTCAGAGGTTCTACCACCACAGCAAGTGA